In one Electrophorus electricus isolate fEleEle1 chromosome 21, fEleEle1.pri, whole genome shotgun sequence genomic region, the following are encoded:
- the mtmr10 gene encoding myotubularin-related protein 10: MFSGKTPKATFKSYLPPVQTDLKKSPQVTIKKLEAKLLPGEIVVNEVNFVRKCIGAGGSQDDLWGKLVCTNFKVSFVTHDSLPQQRFQCAHRLLGEYDVPLACVDQVITVNDAKGKRKILGSNKKLKFNPTELILYCKDFRIIRFRFDEAGPESAKKVCLAIGHYSHPADTQLLFGFEYVGTRFYSSSGERVNGIDPGGRLQTPLFDCSSDWDREIKRTGASEWRVCSINKDYLVSPSLPEFFVVPSSLADQDLKQYACYFSAQRVPLWCWNHPSGSALVRMSSITEPLQQRKLDQRICNAVMKSHPLRSDVHKVELENGLLPTIHDIQAALVKLRQFCVIEPFEESEDKWLSSVESSRWMEYVRVFLKQAVEVVYVLEWKQASVILQEEEDRDLSCVVASLVQVMCDPHCRSLVGFQGLVQKEWVMAGHRFLDRCNHLKRNDKEESPLFLLFLNCVWQLLEQHPTAFEFTEVYLSVLSDSMWLPVFSTFLFNCPQQRAEHSRDFALTKRISLGQEQALRFPPVWDWSQQFSLKDQALFNNPLYVGKSAPCVHNGTVRTYSHRRSKRVFSSTLRGVPSALRNGSLAEHDTLMRRSSLVSRLRTDSGLAREPQQETPAERFLRDWLSRPAEPNSLLLPQLLPSHLPLWRLHFLRWVPEARIPHGGPITAFHELSVLADEIETLQKRLRQYTGGSIPAPDGPGAEPSRMYFKAASSPQETAGAPDYLSSTFPFSPVGNLCRRSILGTPLSKILNGAKIWLSTETLANDSI; the protein is encoded by the exons GGGAGATCGTGGTGAACGAGGTGAACTTTGTGCGGAAGTGCATCGGAGCCGGCGGCAGCCAGGATGACCTGTGGGGAAAGCTCGTCTGCACCAACTTCAAGGTCTCTTTCGTTACCCATGATTCCTTGCCACAACAG AGGTTCCAGTGTGCACACCGGCTCCTGGGAGAGTATGACGTCCCGCTGGCTTGTGTAGATCAGGTCATCACCG TGAATGATGCCAAGGGAAAGCGGAAGATTCTGGGCTCCAATAAGAAACTGAAGTTCAACCCCACAGAGCTCATCCTGTACTGCAAGGACTTCCGCATCATTCGCTTCCGCTTTGACGAGGCTGGGCCTGAGAGCGCCAAGAAG GTGTGCCTCGCCATTGGTCACTACTCCCACCCTGCTGACACTCAGCTACTGTTTGGATTCGAGTACGTCGGCACACGGTTCTACAGCTCCTCCG GTGAGAGGGTGAATGGGATCGATCCTGGTGGCAGGTTGCAGACGCCCCTGTTTGACTGCTCTTCTGACTGGGATCGAGAGATTAAACGCACAGGTGCTTCAGAGTGGAGGGTGTGCTCCATCAACAAGGACTATCTGGTCTCACccag CCTCCCAGAGTTCTTTGTGGTTCCGTCGTCTCTGGCCGATCAGGACCTGAAGCAGTACGCCTGTTACTTCAGCGCCCAGCGTGTCCCA ttatggtGCTGGAATCACCCCAGCGGGAGTGCCCTGGTTCGGATGTCCAGCATCACAGAGCCTCTGCAGCAAAGGAAACTAgatcaaag AATTTGCAACGCTGTCATGAAAAGCCACCCACTGAGGAGTGATGTCCACAAGGTGGAGCTGGAAAACGGTCTGCTGCCCACCATCCATGACATCCAGGCGGCCCTGGTCAAGCTGCGGCAGTTCTGTGTGATCG agCCCTTTGAGGAGTCTGAGGATAAATGGCTGTCATCCGTGGAAAGTTCCCGATGGATGGAATATGTCAG AGTGTTTCTGAAACAGGCAGTGGAAGTGGTCTACGTACTGGAATGGAAGCAGGCCTCTGTCATTCTGCAAG aggaggaagacagggaTCTGAGCTGCGTGGTGGCGTCTCTGGTGCAGGTCATGTGTGACCCTCACTGCCGCAGTCTGGTGGGCTTCCAGGGCCTGGTGCAGAAGGAGTGGGTGATGGCTGGCCATCGTTTCCTCGACCGCTGCAACCACTTAAAGAGGAACGACAAAGAGGAG tcTCCCCTGTTCCTGCTCTTCCTGAATTGTGTGTGGCAACTGCTGGAACAGCACCCGACCGCCTTCGAGTTCACCGAGGTCTACCTGAGCGTGCTGAGCGACAGCATGTGGCTGCCCGTTTTCAGCACCTTCCTCTTCAACTGCCCCCAGCAGAGGGCGGAGCACAGCAGG GACTTTGCCCTGACTAAGAGAATCTCCCTGGGGCAGGAACAGGCTCTTCGCTTCCCGCCGGTCTGGGACTGGTCTCAGCAGTTCAGCCTCAAAGACCAGGCTCTGTTCAACAACCCGCTGTATGTGGGCAAGAGCGCCCCCTGTGTGCACAACGGCACAGTGCGGACATACTCGCACAGACGCAGCAAG AGAGTGTTCAGCTCCACTCTACGCGGCGTGCCCTCGGCCCTACGCAACGGCTCGCTGGCTGAGCACGACACGCTGATGAGGCGGAGCTCGCTGGTGTCCCGCCTCCGCACGGACTCGGGGCTGGCGCGCGAGCCGCAGCAGGAGACCCCTGCCGAGCGCTTCCTCCGCGACTGGCTGTCGCGTCCGGCCGAGCCGAACAGCCTGCTCCTGCCCCAGCTCCTGCCCTCCCACCTGCCCCTGTGGAGGCTGCACTTCCTGCGCTGGGTGCCCGAGGCCCGCATCCCCCATGGCGGGCCAATCACTGCCTTCCACGAGTTGTCTGTGCTGGCGGACGAGATCGAGACACTCCAGAAGCGGCTGAGGCAGTACACGGGAGGCTCCATCCCGGCCCCCGATGGCCCTGGGGCCGAGCCCAGCAGGATGTACTTCAAGGCGGCCTCTTCTCCGCAGGAGACCGCCGGCGCTCCGGACTACCTCAGCTCCACGTTCCCCTTCTCGCCCGTGGGGAACCTGTGCCGCCGCAGCATCCTGGGAACACCGCTTAGCAAGATCCTCAACGGAGCCAAGATCTGGCTCTCCACAGAGACGCTTGCCAACGACAGCATCTGA